A single window of Streptomyces griseoviridis DNA harbors:
- a CDS encoding RNA polymerase-binding protein RbpA, with product MSERALRGTRLVVTSYETDRGIDLAPRQAVEYACEKGHRFEMPFSVEAEIPPEWECKVCGAQALLVDGDGPEEKKAKPARTHWDMLMERRTREELEEVLEERLAVLRSGAMNIAVHPRDSRKSA from the coding sequence ATGAGTGAGCGAGCTCTTCGCGGCACGCGCCTCGTGGTGACCAGCTACGAGACGGACCGCGGCATCGACCTGGCCCCGCGCCAGGCCGTGGAGTACGCATGCGAGAAGGGGCACCGCTTCGAGATGCCCTTCTCGGTCGAGGCGGAGATTCCGCCGGAGTGGGAGTGCAAGGTCTGCGGGGCCCAAGCACTCCTCGTTGACGGCGACGGCCCTGAAGAGAAGAAGGCCAAGCCCGCGCGTACGCATTGGGACATGTTGATGGAGCGGCGCACCCGCGAGGAACTCGAAGAGGTTCTCGAGGAGCGTCTGGCGGTTCTCCGCTCCGGCGCGATGAACATCGCCGTTCATCCGCGTGACAGCCGTAAGTCGGCGTAG
- the fxsA gene encoding FxsA family membrane protein, translating into MTTGAQTPTHPARRSRLRTFLPLGVAAWLVLEIWLLILVAGATNGFVVFLILLAGLVAGAAVIKKAGRRAFRNLNEALNKGTAPTSGGGSGLMMLGGLLLMIPGLVSDAAGLLLLIPPVQKALGRFAERTVERRLRAAAPGSVGGAFQQARMYRPDGKVVQGEVVRDEPGGDTPQDPRPPLTR; encoded by the coding sequence ATGACGACTGGTGCTCAGACCCCCACCCATCCCGCCCGGCGCTCACGGCTGCGGACCTTCCTGCCGCTGGGCGTCGCCGCCTGGCTGGTGCTGGAGATCTGGCTGCTGATCCTGGTGGCCGGAGCCACCAACGGGTTCGTCGTGTTCCTGATCCTGCTCGCCGGCCTGGTGGCCGGCGCCGCGGTGATCAAGAAGGCGGGCCGCCGGGCCTTCCGCAACCTGAACGAGGCGCTGAACAAGGGCACGGCCCCCACCAGCGGCGGCGGCAGCGGCCTGATGATGCTCGGCGGTCTGCTGCTGATGATCCCGGGCCTGGTCTCGGACGCGGCCGGGCTGCTTCTGCTGATCCCGCCGGTGCAGAAGGCCCTCGGCCGGTTCGCCGAGCGCACGGTCGAACGCCGGCTGCGGGCCGCCGCCCCCGGCAGTGTCGGCGGCGCCTTCCAGCAGGCCCGCATGTACCGCCCCGACGGCAAGGTGGTGCAGGGCGAGGTCGTCAGGGACGAACCGGGCGGCGACACTCCGCAGGACCCGCGCCCGCCGCTGACCCGCTGA
- a CDS encoding polyprenol monophosphomannose synthase → MNDGDGTLAAQDRGRKFGPLGTALVIIPTFNEAENIKSIVGRVRSAVPEAHVLVADDNSPDGTGKLADELAAVDDHVQVLHRKGKEGLGAAYLAGFRWGIEHGYGVLVEMDADGSHQPEELPRLLTALKGADLVLGSRWVPGGRVVNWPRSREVISRGGSLYSRLALDLPLRDITGGYRAFRRETLEGLGLDEVSSQGYCFQVDLARRAVKAGYHVVEVPITFVERELGDSKMSRDILVEALWRVTAWGVGERVGKVTGRVTQPRSPQPDAPSPEA, encoded by the coding sequence GTGAACGACGGCGACGGGACCCTCGCGGCACAGGACCGGGGGAGGAAGTTCGGCCCGCTCGGCACCGCCTTGGTGATCATCCCGACCTTCAACGAGGCGGAGAACATCAAGTCGATCGTCGGCCGCGTGCGTTCGGCCGTCCCCGAGGCACACGTCCTCGTGGCCGACGACAACAGCCCCGACGGCACCGGCAAGCTTGCCGACGAACTGGCCGCCGTCGACGACCACGTCCAGGTGCTGCACCGCAAGGGCAAGGAAGGGCTCGGCGCCGCCTATCTGGCGGGCTTCCGCTGGGGCATCGAGCACGGCTACGGCGTCCTCGTCGAGATGGACGCCGACGGCTCCCACCAGCCCGAGGAACTGCCCCGGCTGCTGACCGCGCTCAAGGGCGCCGACCTCGTCCTCGGCTCCCGCTGGGTGCCCGGCGGCCGGGTCGTGAACTGGCCCCGCAGCCGCGAGGTCATCTCCCGCGGCGGCAGCCTCTACTCGCGCCTCGCCCTCGACCTGCCGCTGCGCGACATCACCGGCGGCTACCGGGCCTTCCGCCGCGAGACCCTGGAGGGCCTCGGCCTCGACGAGGTCTCCTCGCAGGGCTACTGCTTCCAGGTCGACCTGGCCCGCCGCGCCGTCAAGGCCGGCTACCACGTCGTGGAGGTCCCCATCACCTTCGTCGAGCGCGAGCTGGGCGACTCCAAGATGAGCCGGGACATCCTCGTCGAGGCGCTGTGGCGGGTCACCGCGTGGGGCGTGGGCGAGCGGGTCGGCAAGGTCACCGGCCGGGTCACCCAGCCCAGGTCCCCGCAGCCCGACGCGCCCTCACCTGAGGCGTAG
- a CDS encoding MFS transporter has product MGTDTLGAEATDRRREQRGWYFYDWACSVYSTSVLTVFLGPYLTSVAEAAADADGFVHPLGVPVRAGSFFAYAVSLSVIVAVLVMPLVGAAADRSGRKKPLLAAAAYTGAAATVGMFFLDGERYLLGGLLLIVANSAQSVGMMLYNSYLPQIARPEERDAVSSRGWAFGYAAGSLVLIVNLVLYLAHDSFGVSETTAIRICLATAGLWWGAFTLIPLSRLRDRATGPREATAPGLRQLVATVRDMRRHPLTLSFLLAYLVYNDGIQTVISQASVYGSKELGLGQSTLIGAVLLVQVLAVAGALGMGRLARTYGAKRTILGSLVAWTVTLAAGYFLPAGAPVWFFVLASGIGLVLGGSQALSRSLFSHLVPPGKEAEYFSAYEMSDRGMSWLGPLLFGITYQFTGSYRDAIISLVAFFVIGFVLLARVPVRRAIGDAGNPVPERI; this is encoded by the coding sequence GTGGGCACCGACACCCTGGGGGCCGAGGCCACGGACCGGAGGCGTGAGCAGCGCGGCTGGTACTTCTACGACTGGGCCTGCTCCGTCTACTCGACGAGCGTGCTCACCGTGTTCCTCGGTCCCTATCTGACGTCGGTGGCCGAGGCGGCGGCCGACGCGGACGGGTTCGTCCACCCGCTGGGCGTCCCGGTGCGCGCGGGGTCGTTCTTCGCCTACGCGGTCTCCCTCTCGGTGATCGTGGCCGTCCTCGTGATGCCCCTGGTGGGGGCGGCGGCCGACCGCTCGGGCCGCAAGAAGCCGCTGCTCGCGGCGGCGGCGTACACCGGGGCCGCGGCGACCGTGGGCATGTTCTTCCTGGACGGCGAGCGGTATCTGCTGGGCGGTCTGCTGCTGATCGTGGCGAACTCGGCGCAGTCGGTCGGGATGATGCTCTACAACTCCTACCTCCCGCAGATCGCCCGGCCCGAGGAGCGCGACGCGGTCTCCTCCCGGGGCTGGGCCTTCGGCTACGCGGCGGGGTCGCTGGTGCTGATCGTGAATCTGGTGCTCTATCTGGCGCACGACAGCTTCGGCGTCTCCGAGACCACCGCGATCCGCATCTGCCTGGCCACCGCGGGCCTGTGGTGGGGCGCCTTCACGCTGATCCCGCTGAGCCGGCTGCGCGACCGCGCCACCGGGCCGAGGGAGGCGACGGCGCCGGGGCTGCGGCAGCTCGTGGCGACCGTCCGCGACATGCGCCGCCACCCGCTGACGCTCTCCTTCCTGCTGGCGTACCTCGTCTACAACGACGGCATCCAGACGGTGATCTCGCAGGCGTCCGTCTACGGGTCGAAGGAGCTGGGCCTCGGGCAGTCGACGCTGATCGGCGCGGTCCTGCTGGTGCAGGTGCTCGCGGTGGCGGGCGCGCTGGGGATGGGCCGGCTGGCCCGGACCTACGGAGCCAAACGGACGATCCTGGGCTCGCTGGTCGCGTGGACGGTGACGCTGGCCGCCGGGTACTTCCTGCCGGCCGGGGCGCCGGTGTGGTTCTTCGTCCTCGCGTCCGGGATCGGTCTCGTCCTGGGCGGCAGCCAGGCGCTCTCCCGCTCGCTCTTCTCCCATCTGGTGCCGCCCGGGAAAGAAGCCGAGTACTTCTCGGCGTACGAGATGAGTGATCGGGGCATGAGCTGGCTGGGTCCCCTGCTGTTCGGGATCACGTACCAGTTCACCGGGAGCTATCGCGACGCGATCATCTCCCTGGTGGCGTTCTTCGTGATCGGGTTCGTGCTGCTCGCACGGGTCCCGGTGCGCAGGGCGATCGGCGACGCGGGCAATCCTGTTCCCGAGAGGATTTAG
- a CDS encoding PLP-dependent aminotransferase family protein yields the protein MAQWTSAMGAAQLARLLSSQQERPAGPGTRRPPAYRALADGIRLLVLEGRVPVAARLPAERELALALSVSRTTVAAAYEALRTEGFLESRRGAGSWTAVPAGNPLPARGLEPLPPETLGSMIDLGTAALPAPEPWLTRAVRGALDELPPYAHTHGDYPAGLPALRAMIAERYTARGIPTMPEQIMVTTGAMGAMDAICHLFAGRGERIAVESPSYANILQLMRETGARLVPVAMAEGLSGWDLDRWRQVFRDAAPRIAYVVADFHNPTGALADDDQRRRLVEAARSAGTVLVADETMTELWLDDDVEMPRPVCAFDPAGSTVVTVGSASKAFWAGMRIGWVRAAPDTVRSLVAARAYADLGTPVLEQLAVNWLFATGGWEQAVEVRRAQARENRDALVAAVRRALPSWEFEVPRGGLTLWVRTGGLSGSRLAEVGERIGVRVPSGPRFGVDGAFEGYVRLPFTVSGAVAEEAAVRLAAAARLVETGASGTGEAPRTFVA from the coding sequence ATGGCTCAGTGGACTTCGGCGATGGGTGCCGCGCAGCTGGCCCGGCTCCTCAGCTCGCAGCAGGAGCGCCCCGCGGGGCCCGGCACCCGGCGCCCGCCCGCCTACCGGGCGCTCGCCGACGGCATCCGGCTGCTGGTCCTCGAGGGCCGCGTCCCGGTCGCCGCCCGGCTGCCCGCCGAACGCGAACTCGCCCTCGCCCTCTCGGTCAGCCGCACCACGGTCGCCGCCGCCTACGAGGCGCTGCGCACCGAGGGGTTCCTCGAATCCCGGCGTGGCGCGGGCAGTTGGACGGCGGTCCCGGCCGGCAACCCGCTGCCCGCGCGCGGCCTCGAACCGCTGCCGCCCGAGACCCTCGGCTCGATGATCGACCTGGGCACCGCGGCGCTCCCGGCGCCCGAGCCCTGGCTGACCCGCGCGGTGCGGGGCGCCCTCGATGAGCTGCCCCCGTACGCCCACACGCACGGCGACTACCCGGCCGGGCTGCCCGCCCTGCGCGCGATGATCGCCGAGCGGTACACCGCGCGCGGTATCCCCACGATGCCCGAGCAGATCATGGTGACCACCGGCGCCATGGGCGCGATGGACGCCATCTGCCATCTCTTCGCCGGACGCGGCGAGCGCATCGCCGTCGAGTCGCCGTCCTACGCCAACATCCTCCAGCTGATGCGGGAGACCGGCGCCCGGCTGGTGCCCGTCGCGATGGCGGAGGGGCTGTCCGGCTGGGACCTGGACCGCTGGCGCCAGGTCTTCAGGGACGCGGCGCCCCGGATCGCCTACGTCGTGGCCGACTTCCACAACCCGACCGGCGCCCTCGCCGACGACGACCAGCGGCGCCGGCTGGTGGAGGCGGCCCGTTCCGCGGGGACGGTCCTGGTGGCCGACGAGACGATGACCGAGCTGTGGCTCGACGACGACGTCGAGATGCCGCGCCCGGTCTGCGCGTTCGACCCGGCCGGGTCCACCGTCGTCACCGTCGGCTCGGCCAGCAAAGCGTTCTGGGCCGGGATGCGGATCGGCTGGGTGCGCGCGGCCCCCGACACCGTGCGCAGCCTGGTGGCCGCGCGCGCGTACGCCGACCTGGGCACGCCGGTCCTCGAACAGCTCGCGGTGAACTGGCTGTTCGCCACCGGCGGCTGGGAGCAGGCCGTCGAGGTGCGGCGCGCGCAGGCGAGGGAGAACCGGGACGCGCTGGTGGCCGCCGTCCGACGGGCCCTGCCGAGCTGGGAGTTCGAGGTGCCCAGGGGCGGGCTCACCCTGTGGGTGCGCACCGGCGGCCTGTCGGGCTCGCGCCTCGCCGAGGTGGGGGAGCGGATCGGGGTGCGGGTGCCGTCGGGGCCGCGCTTCGGGGTGGACGGCGCGTTCGAGGGCTATGTGCGGCTGCCGTTCACGGTCTCGGGCGCGGTCGCCGAGGAGGCGGCGGTCCGGCTGGCGGCGGCGGCGAGGCTGGTGGAGACGGGCGCGTCGGGAACGGGCGAGGCACCGCGGACGTTCGTGGCGTGA
- a CDS encoding glycerophosphodiester phosphodiesterase translates to MTTRIRHPYLDHPGPIAFAHRGGDADGLENTLPQFRRAVAAGYRYIETDVHTTADGRLVAFHDATLDRVTDGSGRIADLPWREVSHARVAGTEPLPLFEELLETFPEVRWNVDLKAESALHPFLDLIERADAWDRVCAGSFSEARVVRAQRLAGPRLATSYGTRGVLNLRLRSWGVPAALRSSAVAAQVPETQSGIQVVDRRFVRAAHARGLQVHVWTINEAERMHRLLDLGVDGIMTDHIDTLRAVMEERGVWV, encoded by the coding sequence GTGACCACCCGGATACGCCACCCCTACCTCGACCATCCAGGCCCGATCGCCTTCGCCCACCGGGGCGGCGACGCAGACGGCCTGGAGAACACGCTGCCGCAGTTCCGGCGGGCGGTGGCGGCGGGCTACCGCTACATCGAGACCGACGTGCACACCACCGCGGACGGCCGGCTGGTCGCGTTCCACGACGCGACGCTCGACCGGGTCACCGACGGTTCGGGGCGGATCGCGGACCTGCCGTGGCGGGAGGTCAGCCACGCGCGCGTGGCGGGCACGGAACCGCTGCCGCTCTTCGAGGAGTTGCTGGAGACGTTCCCCGAGGTGCGCTGGAACGTCGATCTGAAGGCGGAGTCGGCGCTGCACCCGTTCCTCGACCTGATCGAGCGCGCCGACGCCTGGGACCGGGTCTGCGCGGGCTCCTTCTCCGAGGCGCGGGTGGTGCGCGCCCAGCGGCTGGCGGGACCGCGCCTGGCGACGTCGTACGGCACCCGGGGCGTGCTCAACCTGCGGCTGCGCTCCTGGGGGGTGCCGGCCGCGCTGCGCTCCTCGGCGGTGGCGGCGCAGGTGCCCGAGACGCAGTCCGGCATCCAGGTCGTCGACCGGAGGTTCGTCCGCGCCGCCCACGCGCGCGGGCTCCAGGTGCATGTCTGGACGATCAACGAGGCCGAGCGCATGCACCGGCTCCTGGACCTCGGGGTCGATGGCATCATGACCGATCACATCGACACACTGCGCGCGGTCATGGAGGAGCGGGGCGTCTGGGTCTGA
- a CDS encoding YczE/YyaS/YitT family protein — protein sequence MSTQSRLGRRLVQLYTGLALYGASSGLLVEAGLGLEPWNVLHQGLSELTGLSIGVVSIIVGAAVLLLWIPLRQRPGLGTVSNVFVVGLAMDGTLALVPDTRVLAVRIPLLVAGVVLNGLATGLYISARFGPGPRDGLMTGLHRRTGRSIRLLRTAIELTVVATGFVLGGTVGVGTVLYAVAIGPLAQLFLRMFDAAPAPDRGTAVAEGPPGHAILPR from the coding sequence TTGTCCACCCAGAGCCGTCTCGGGCGGCGGTTGGTCCAGCTGTACACGGGGCTCGCGCTGTACGGCGCCAGCTCCGGGCTGCTCGTCGAGGCGGGCCTCGGCCTCGAACCCTGGAACGTGCTCCACCAGGGCCTCTCGGAACTCACCGGTCTCTCCATCGGGGTGGTGTCGATCATCGTCGGCGCGGCCGTGCTGCTGCTGTGGATCCCGCTGCGCCAGCGCCCGGGGCTCGGCACCGTCTCCAACGTCTTCGTGGTCGGCCTCGCGATGGACGGCACCCTCGCGCTGGTCCCCGACACCCGCGTCCTGGCCGTCCGGATACCGCTGCTGGTGGCGGGCGTCGTCCTCAACGGCCTCGCCACCGGCCTCTACATCAGCGCCCGTTTCGGCCCCGGCCCGCGGGACGGTCTGATGACCGGCCTGCACCGGCGCACCGGCCGTTCGATCCGGCTGCTGCGGACGGCGATCGAGCTGACGGTGGTGGCGACCGGCTTCGTCCTCGGCGGCACGGTCGGCGTCGGCACCGTCCTGTACGCGGTGGCGATCGGCCCGCTCGCGCAGCTCTTTCTGCGGATGTTCGACGCCGCCCCGGCACCTGACCGCGGTACGGCCGTTGCCGAGGGGCCACCGGGGCACGCGATACTGCCCCGGTGA